One Pseudomonas rhizophila DNA window includes the following coding sequences:
- a CDS encoding DoxX family protein — MKPTSHAPNAEQPSKLVVPALGIFYQWGEPLAYAMLRLCLGIIMVTHGLPKLLGTSHGSMADPMAGSIHLIANVLHLPFPALLGLFVAWLEGLGGLLLALGLATRPLAVAMAIQMAAIAYILGPNWPWIDRGIEYPVLMGFLFTYIAFKGAGRHSLDRLWGREF, encoded by the coding sequence ATGAAACCGACATCTCACGCTCCCAATGCTGAACAGCCCTCGAAGCTGGTCGTCCCGGCCCTGGGTATTTTTTATCAATGGGGCGAGCCTCTCGCCTATGCAATGCTCCGGTTATGCCTGGGGATCATCATGGTGACCCATGGCTTGCCCAAGCTGTTGGGAACTTCACACGGCTCGATGGCGGATCCCATGGCGGGTTCGATTCACTTGATCGCAAACGTCCTGCACCTGCCATTCCCCGCGCTATTGGGCCTGTTCGTCGCCTGGCTTGAGGGTTTGGGTGGGTTGCTGCTGGCGCTAGGATTGGCCACCCGGCCGTTGGCGGTGGCGATGGCCATACAGATGGCGGCGATCGCTTACATCCTTGGCCCGAACTGGCCCTGGATAGACCGTGGCATCGAATACCCGGTGTTGATGGGCTTTCTGTTCACTTACATCGCCTTCAAGGGGGCCGGTCGTCACTCACTGGACCGCCTATGGGGGCGTGAATTCTGA
- a CDS encoding alpha/beta hydrolase fold domain-containing protein, translated as MSRLGEKCDNPKVGGEGTDVVLVDPNEVHPDLVSVAATLRELGLLPVVEGEIQKVRAQLQRISAWASRPSVPLSCERMLEFSVNCRVVPCKLYWPEDDETPLLLFYCHGGGFRHGALADWDAPLRQLVRDSGLAVLSIGYALSPEYRFPVAFNEVVSIVSRVINLGTITHCPVRGYALGGDSAGANLALGAALALRDAGMDAVRQLMLYYGSYSRGVSSDSWQRLGGYGGQNLSAKTMSAYWASYLAEDEDDWRVQPITADLAGLPPVRLIVGKLDPLYDENCELADKLHAAGVATHLEVLANMTHGFLRFNEVAPVVRDVIFTQATALRQALA; from the coding sequence ATGTCCAGGCTCGGTGAGAAGTGCGACAACCCGAAAGTGGGCGGTGAGGGGACAGACGTGGTGCTCGTCGATCCTAACGAGGTTCATCCAGACCTGGTCAGCGTCGCGGCGACGTTACGCGAGCTGGGTCTGCTTCCTGTCGTCGAAGGAGAGATTCAGAAGGTTCGCGCGCAGTTGCAACGAATCAGCGCATGGGCGTCGCGACCCAGTGTGCCTTTGTCCTGCGAGCGCATGTTGGAGTTTTCGGTCAATTGTCGGGTTGTTCCGTGCAAGCTGTATTGGCCGGAAGACGATGAGACGCCCTTGCTGCTGTTCTATTGTCACGGCGGCGGGTTTCGACACGGAGCACTCGCCGATTGGGACGCTCCTCTGCGCCAGTTGGTGCGTGACAGCGGCTTGGCGGTGTTGTCCATCGGCTATGCCCTCTCGCCGGAATACCGTTTTCCAGTGGCGTTTAACGAGGTGGTGTCGATAGTCAGCAGGGTCATCAACCTGGGGACAATCACTCATTGTCCTGTGCGGGGGTATGCCCTGGGTGGGGACTCGGCGGGCGCCAATCTGGCCCTGGGCGCCGCCCTTGCGCTGCGCGACGCTGGAATGGATGCGGTGCGACAGCTGATGCTGTACTACGGCTCCTATTCCCGAGGCGTTTCTTCCGATTCGTGGCAGAGACTCGGTGGGTATGGCGGGCAAAACTTGTCTGCCAAAACGATGAGCGCTTATTGGGCGAGCTACCTGGCCGAGGATGAAGATGACTGGCGGGTGCAGCCGATCACCGCTGATCTGGCTGGGCTCCCGCCTGTGCGCTTGATCGTCGGAAAACTTGATCCGTTGTACGACGAAAACTGTGAGCTGGCGGATAAGTTGCACGCTGCCGGTGTGGCGACGCACCTGGAAGTCCTTGCGAACATGACCCACGGGTTCCTGCGATTCAATGAAGTTGCACCTGTCGTACGGGATGTGATTTTCACCCAAGCCACTGCGTTGCGTCAGGCACTGGCGTAG
- a CDS encoding LysR family transcriptional regulator, with amino-acid sequence MDKFDALQLFIRIIEQGSFTRAANGLNIPRATATLAIKELERQLGARLLERTTRRVRPTLDGQAFYERCKAVLADLEDAESSLSTVVANPRGTLRLDLHGTHATRIILPNIQDFHRRYPQINLVISCGDRLVDLVSEGVDCVVRAGNPRDSSLVAKRLALMPEVVCASPGYLAEHGTPMFPQQLAEHQAVGFFASNHDIRYPFTFVIDGQVVELEPGGWISVNDAESYCCCALNGCGLIQVPRFRVEQYLASGELVEVLGGWPSPGLPISVLYPYHRQLSPRLKVFVEWVSALYAERFGPLT; translated from the coding sequence ATGGATAAATTCGATGCCTTGCAACTGTTCATTCGCATCATCGAGCAAGGCAGTTTTACTCGTGCCGCCAACGGTCTGAATATCCCGCGGGCCACAGCTACGCTGGCCATCAAGGAGCTGGAGCGGCAGCTCGGTGCGCGTCTGCTCGAGCGTACAACCCGGCGGGTGCGGCCGACACTCGACGGTCAGGCCTTCTATGAGCGATGCAAGGCTGTGCTCGCAGATCTGGAGGACGCCGAGTCTTCACTCAGCACGGTCGTGGCGAATCCGCGCGGCACTTTGCGTCTGGATTTGCACGGGACCCATGCGACTCGGATCATCCTGCCGAACATCCAGGATTTTCATCGGCGCTATCCCCAAATCAACCTGGTCATCAGCTGCGGCGACCGGCTGGTGGATCTGGTGAGCGAAGGCGTCGATTGCGTGGTCCGTGCCGGTAACCCGCGTGATTCGTCGCTGGTGGCCAAGCGGCTGGCGTTGATGCCTGAAGTGGTCTGTGCCAGCCCCGGCTATCTGGCCGAACACGGCACGCCTATGTTTCCACAGCAGCTTGCTGAACATCAGGCCGTGGGCTTCTTTGCCAGCAATCATGACATACGTTACCCGTTCACCTTTGTCATTGACGGCCAAGTGGTCGAGCTGGAGCCGGGGGGCTGGATTTCAGTGAATGACGCCGAGTCTTACTGTTGCTGTGCGTTGAACGGCTGTGGACTGATCCAGGTGCCGCGCTTTCGCGTGGAGCAATACCTGGCGTCAGGGGAGTTGGTCGAGGTCCTCGGTGGCTGGCCCAGTCCCGGACTCCCGATTTCGGTGTTGTATCCCTATCACCGCCAGCTCTCTCCACGACTCAAGGTGTTTGTCGAGTGGGTGAGCGCCCTGTATGCCGAACGCTTTGGCCCGCTGACCTGA
- a CDS encoding xanthine dehydrogenase family protein molybdopterin-binding subunit — MNAMIVSSRRSFLKSGTVLGTGLIVGFTVPAGRRLMAQDLESAEFAPNAFLRIAADDSITIFLANSEMGQGVWTTLTLLIAEELDADWSTLKVEHAPAAAVYASLRRGFQGTVGSSSIRDEFERYRRAGAMARALLIQAAAIRLGQAPSALRTEHGEVIAGNTRLRYGELAEQAATLPVPDPATLPLKDPAAWTLIGKGALRLDSPEKISGRAKYGIDVQFEGLLCAVVARAPMLGGSVRAFDATQAKALPGVRHVVQVPSGIAVVADHYWAAKRGRDALQVQWEAASGTVILDSDQQRQDLTALTHTPGEVVTQRGEVEQALKSARKVVEMAYSVPYLAHATMEPLNCTVKLSDDGCDIWVGSQMQTFNQRTAAKITGLAPEQIRIHTTFLGGGFGRRALQDFIAEAVEVAKAVNVPVKTLWSREDDMQGGYYRAAFAQHLRVALGADGRPVAWSQTTAGQSIFPDASGIHPTSVEGMSDSPYIMRSPAYRVQAHAPRSNIPVWYWRSVGHSHNAFVMESAVDELAHAAGQDPLAYRRLLLESDPRHLGVLNLAAERFGWGRTPAPGRGHGLAVHQSFGSYCAQAVEVTIEGGNIRVHRVVCAIDCGIPVNPDNIKAQMESAIVFGLSAALFGQMSIKEGRIQQSNFHDYRVLRINEMPQIEAHVLPSTESPGGVGEPATPPIAAAVANAVFALTGQRLRELPLRPSSST; from the coding sequence ATGAATGCCATGATTGTCTCTTCTCGTCGCAGTTTTCTTAAGTCCGGCACCGTGCTCGGCACTGGCCTGATTGTCGGTTTCACGGTGCCCGCTGGCAGACGCCTGATGGCGCAAGACCTGGAGTCCGCCGAATTCGCGCCCAATGCATTTCTGCGCATAGCCGCGGATGACAGCATCACCATTTTCCTGGCCAATTCCGAGATGGGTCAGGGGGTCTGGACCACCCTGACCCTGCTCATCGCCGAAGAACTGGACGCGGACTGGAGCACACTCAAGGTCGAGCATGCGCCGGCCGCCGCCGTCTATGCCAGTCTGCGGCGTGGGTTTCAGGGCACGGTCGGCTCTTCCAGCATTCGTGATGAGTTCGAGCGTTATCGCCGGGCGGGCGCAATGGCGCGGGCGCTGTTGATCCAGGCAGCGGCCATTCGTCTTGGCCAGGCCCCCAGCGCATTGCGCACAGAACATGGAGAGGTCATCGCCGGCAACACCCGTCTGCGCTATGGCGAACTGGCCGAACAGGCCGCCACGCTCCCGGTTCCAGATCCAGCGACGCTGCCCCTGAAAGATCCGGCAGCCTGGACGCTGATCGGCAAGGGCGCCTTGCGGCTGGACTCGCCAGAAAAGATCAGCGGTCGCGCGAAGTATGGCATCGACGTCCAGTTCGAAGGATTGCTCTGCGCCGTGGTTGCACGGGCGCCGATGCTTGGCGGCAGCGTCCGCGCCTTCGATGCGACCCAGGCCAAGGCCCTGCCCGGCGTACGCCATGTGGTTCAAGTCCCCAGCGGCATTGCAGTCGTCGCTGATCACTACTGGGCGGCCAAGCGCGGGCGCGATGCGCTGCAAGTGCAATGGGAAGCTGCAAGCGGCACCGTCATCCTCGACAGCGACCAGCAACGCCAGGATTTAACCGCCCTGACCCACACACCAGGTGAAGTCGTCACGCAACGCGGCGAGGTGGAGCAAGCCCTGAAGTCTGCCCGCAAGGTAGTCGAGATGGCGTACAGCGTGCCCTACCTCGCGCACGCCACAATGGAGCCACTCAACTGCACCGTGAAGCTCAGCGACGATGGCTGCGACATCTGGGTCGGCAGCCAGATGCAAACGTTCAATCAACGAACCGCGGCAAAGATCACCGGTCTTGCCCCTGAGCAAATCCGTATTCACACCACCTTCCTGGGCGGCGGTTTTGGCAGGCGTGCCCTGCAGGATTTCATCGCCGAAGCGGTGGAAGTCGCCAAGGCTGTGAATGTGCCGGTGAAAACCCTCTGGAGTCGCGAGGATGATATGCAGGGTGGTTACTACCGGGCAGCCTTCGCCCAACACCTGCGCGTTGCCTTGGGGGCGGACGGGCGACCGGTGGCCTGGTCGCAAACCACGGCGGGGCAATCGATATTTCCGGATGCGTCGGGCATTCACCCGACGTCTGTCGAAGGCATGAGCGACTCGCCCTACATCATGCGCAGCCCGGCCTATCGGGTCCAAGCGCACGCCCCTCGGTCAAACATTCCGGTGTGGTATTGGCGCTCCGTTGGGCACAGCCACAACGCGTTCGTCATGGAGAGCGCGGTGGATGAACTGGCACACGCCGCCGGACAGGACCCACTGGCGTATCGCCGCCTGCTGCTTGAATCGGACCCACGGCACCTGGGCGTGTTGAACCTTGCCGCCGAACGCTTCGGTTGGGGGCGCACGCCAGCACCGGGACGCGGCCACGGCCTCGCCGTGCATCAATCATTTGGCAGCTACTGTGCTCAAGCGGTGGAGGTTACCATCGAAGGTGGGAATATCCGCGTTCATCGCGTGGTGTGCGCGATCGACTGCGGCATCCCGGTCAACCCTGACAACATCAAGGCACAGATGGAAAGCGCTATTGTCTTCGGCCTCAGCGCAGCGCTGTTCGGGCAGATGAGCATCAAGGAGGGTCGTATCCAACAGTCCAACTTTCACGATTACCGGGTGCTGCGCATCAACGAAATGCCGCAGATCGAGGCGCATGTACTGCCCAGCACCGAGAGCCCTGGCGGTGTGGGCGAACCCGCGACGCCCCCCATCGCTGCGGCCGTGGCCAACGCGGTCTTCGCCCTGACGGGTCAACGCTTGCGCGAACTGCCGTTGCGTCCATCGAGCAGTACATGA
- a CDS encoding alpha/beta fold hydrolase: protein MTLAFNAMAAGELPVGRAAGDMELSAFYRWQDPMPTVPGVLLRSETLKPQERVPAAAQTIRMLYSSTDQRWHSGQVPVSGTLFLPSGPAPSEGWPLLAWAHGTLGIADICAPSWTGFRARDAAYINRWLERGFAVVATDYQGLGGPGPHPYTVWQAEGSSVLDAVRAARALKPGVIANRTFLAGQSQGGGAALGASILAASYAPELNILGAVITAPNSTFPDGPIALEARHSNTIFLSLATGGLRDNAPRIDDLLTPEGLQLLDVARQSCTREIALKSRELKIGSFSQLLTISARALSALRTPTTDMPQATIAFPLLIATGQADETITPVRQYAVAAALCAAGNQVTWQTYEGLGHDGVMHGSLNEAFAFARAQLEGQGYDSNCATIQRPGAPGERNPSAPFNDD, encoded by the coding sequence ATGACCCTTGCGTTCAACGCAATGGCTGCCGGTGAACTTCCGGTCGGGCGTGCCGCAGGTGATATGGAGCTTTCTGCGTTTTATCGCTGGCAGGATCCAATGCCCACTGTTCCCGGTGTCTTGCTGAGGAGCGAAACGCTCAAACCGCAGGAGCGGGTGCCAGCCGCGGCGCAAACCATACGCATGCTCTACAGTTCCACGGACCAGCGTTGGCACTCAGGCCAGGTGCCTGTCAGCGGCACGCTGTTCCTGCCGAGCGGTCCTGCTCCGTCTGAAGGTTGGCCGCTCTTGGCCTGGGCCCACGGTACGCTGGGGATCGCCGACATATGCGCGCCCTCGTGGACCGGGTTCAGAGCGCGTGACGCTGCGTACATCAATCGTTGGCTGGAGCGCGGATTCGCCGTCGTGGCCACTGATTATCAAGGCCTGGGTGGGCCAGGGCCTCACCCTTATACGGTCTGGCAGGCCGAAGGCAGCTCTGTCCTGGATGCGGTCCGTGCCGCCCGCGCACTCAAGCCCGGTGTGATTGCCAACCGCACGTTCCTGGCGGGGCAGTCCCAGGGGGGCGGCGCCGCTCTGGGCGCGTCGATACTCGCCGCCAGCTATGCGCCTGAACTCAATATTCTCGGTGCGGTTATCACAGCGCCCAATAGCACATTCCCCGACGGGCCCATCGCGCTTGAGGCGCGCCATTCCAATACGATCTTCCTGTCGTTGGCCACTGGCGGGTTACGCGACAACGCGCCCCGAATAGACGACCTACTGACGCCTGAAGGGCTGCAGCTTCTCGACGTTGCCCGGCAAAGCTGTACGCGGGAAATTGCCCTCAAGTCGCGGGAGCTGAAAATCGGTTCGTTTTCGCAGTTGCTGACCATCAGTGCGCGAGCGTTGAGCGCACTGCGCACGCCCACGACCGATATGCCCCAGGCAACGATCGCTTTTCCATTGCTGATTGCCACCGGCCAGGCCGATGAGACCATCACCCCGGTACGACAGTACGCGGTGGCGGCGGCGCTGTGCGCGGCTGGAAACCAGGTCACCTGGCAAACCTATGAAGGATTGGGGCATGATGGGGTGATGCATGGCTCGTTGAATGAAGCGTTTGCTTTTGCACGCGCCCAACTCGAGGGGCAGGGCTATGATTCGAACTGCGCCACGATCCAGCGGCCTGGGGCGCCGGGTGAAAGGAATCCGAGCGCTCCATTCAACGATGATTGA
- a CDS encoding (2Fe-2S)-binding protein, with amino-acid sequence MKLQVNERELEVDAPADMPLLWVIRDLMNMTGTKFGCGMGLCGACTVHIDGSPQRSCITPVGALAGKKITTIEGLSADISHPVQRAWTELDVVQCGYCQSGQIMAAAALLTSNPAPTDADIDQAMAGNLCRCGTYQRIRLAIHRAAELSKA; translated from the coding sequence ATGAAGCTACAGGTCAATGAACGCGAACTGGAGGTGGATGCGCCCGCCGATATGCCGCTGTTATGGGTCATTCGAGACCTCATGAACATGACCGGCACCAAGTTCGGTTGCGGTATGGGCCTATGTGGCGCCTGCACCGTGCATATCGACGGCTCGCCCCAGCGCAGTTGCATCACGCCGGTCGGTGCCCTGGCCGGTAAAAAAATCACCACTATCGAAGGGCTGTCAGCCGATATCAGCCATCCGGTTCAGCGTGCCTGGACCGAACTGGATGTGGTCCAGTGCGGCTATTGCCAGTCCGGTCAGATCATGGCCGCCGCTGCATTGCTGACCAGCAACCCTGCCCCCACCGACGCCGACATCGATCAGGCCATGGCCGGCAATCTATGTCGTTGCGGTACGTACCAGCGCATTCGTTTGGCAATCCACCGGGCCGCCGAACTGAGCAAAGCCTGA
- a CDS encoding DUF4387 family protein encodes MNTMEALGYEIRSKNAGPFSLTIDVFCQDSDVFAQLAGEPKLQAPAIAQLFRRTVESISVFRIDALNVIKISLPRPVVQGALQDRDMHGAQWAFMVRDAILESEQ; translated from the coding sequence ATGAATACCATGGAAGCACTCGGCTACGAAATCCGCTCCAAGAACGCCGGCCCCTTTTCTTTGACCATTGATGTGTTTTGTCAGGACTCGGATGTTTTTGCCCAGCTGGCGGGCGAACCGAAACTGCAAGCGCCGGCCATTGCTCAGCTCTTTCGCCGGACCGTCGAGTCGATCAGCGTGTTTCGGATCGATGCATTGAATGTGATCAAGATCAGCCTGCCGCGTCCCGTGGTGCAGGGGGCTCTGCAGGATCGTGATATGCACGGCGCGCAATGGGCCTTCATGGTGAGGGACGCGATCCTGGAATCCGAACAATGA
- a CDS encoding acyclic terpene utilization AtuA family protein, translating to MNVKIKVLTPTGAIGTGFPRDAFEKALLECPDVIAMDAGSTDSGPHYLGTGTTKSSASILRAELRVFMQAREKLGIPLIIGSCGTCGSDAGVDLMRGLCEEVAAELGQTVRIAGIYSEQPASSVKTALLEKRIKPLQLDFIDDALVDRCSRIVALMGVEPFIHALQEGADIILAGRSTDTAVMASLPIMRGGHPGAAWHAGKILECGASCTTTPAQAVVMATIDETGFTIEAIGEGARLTPRSVMAHMLYENSNPYVLVEPGGVLDVEGAVYTAIDERTVRVEGSIWKPSEDYTVKLEGAAPCGFQSVVMSIVRDTEYLERFDEWLACLDSVMRQRIEKHLNIGSGDYDLQFRAIGKNAALGDFESRSATPVEIGVMALATSATAERTKDIVALLNPYLLHFPLPGDKDLPTHAFPFSPASMDRGVVYEFVLSHVMVVANPLAPFRFDMKTIEAA from the coding sequence ATGAACGTCAAGATCAAGGTGCTTACGCCAACGGGTGCAATCGGCACCGGATTCCCGAGAGATGCGTTTGAGAAGGCGCTTCTGGAATGTCCCGATGTGATTGCAATGGATGCGGGGTCCACCGACTCGGGTCCGCACTATCTCGGTACTGGCACGACGAAGTCTTCTGCTTCGATATTGCGCGCAGAGCTTCGGGTCTTCATGCAGGCCCGGGAAAAGCTGGGGATCCCGCTCATCATTGGCAGCTGCGGAACCTGTGGTTCCGACGCGGGTGTCGATTTGATGCGCGGGCTCTGTGAGGAGGTCGCGGCAGAGCTGGGGCAGACCGTACGTATCGCGGGCATCTACAGCGAGCAGCCAGCAAGTTCTGTGAAAACAGCACTTTTGGAGAAGCGGATCAAACCGCTGCAGCTTGATTTTATTGATGATGCCTTGGTGGATCGCTGTTCTCGAATAGTCGCGCTCATGGGCGTGGAACCCTTCATTCATGCGCTCCAGGAAGGCGCGGACATCATCCTGGCCGGTCGCTCCACGGACACCGCCGTCATGGCGTCGCTCCCGATCATGCGAGGGGGGCATCCAGGGGCCGCCTGGCACGCCGGGAAGATTCTAGAATGTGGCGCATCCTGTACCACCACACCCGCCCAGGCCGTGGTCATGGCAACCATTGACGAAACGGGATTCACCATCGAGGCGATTGGTGAGGGTGCCCGGCTTACGCCACGATCGGTGATGGCTCACATGCTCTATGAGAACAGCAATCCCTACGTGCTCGTCGAGCCGGGTGGTGTGCTGGATGTCGAGGGGGCTGTGTACACCGCGATCGACGAGCGAACGGTGCGGGTAGAAGGCTCGATCTGGAAACCCAGTGAAGACTACACCGTCAAGCTGGAAGGTGCGGCGCCTTGCGGGTTTCAATCGGTTGTCATGAGTATTGTCCGGGACACCGAGTACCTTGAGCGCTTCGATGAATGGCTCGCCTGTCTCGATTCGGTGATGCGCCAGCGAATAGAAAAACATCTGAATATCGGATCGGGCGACTACGACCTGCAGTTTCGCGCGATTGGCAAGAACGCGGCGTTGGGGGATTTTGAATCGCGATCCGCCACCCCAGTGGAAATAGGCGTCATGGCCCTGGCGACTTCCGCAACTGCCGAACGCACGAAAGACATCGTCGCTTTGCTCAATCCTTACCTGTTGCACTTCCCGTTGCCAGGTGACAAAGACCTGCCCACCCATGCGTTTCCATTCTCTCCAGCCTCGATGGACCGGGGAGTGGTTTATGAGTTCGTGCTCAGCCATGTGATGGTCGTGGCGAATCCGTTGGCACCTTTTCGATTTGACATGAAAACCATTGAGGCGGCGTGA